The Nostoc sp. 'Lobaria pulmonaria (5183) cyanobiont' DNA window CCTATCTATCGCTACAGCATGGAAATTAACCACTCATCTGTACTTTCACTAAAATTTAAAATCCTCTTTCATAAAGCGAACGCTTTAAAATTAGTTATTATTACCCTTGTATTTTTATAAAAGTAGCGCTATCAAAGTTCAAAATTGTTGATGCCATAAGTTAATTTTTTCAGTTAGTCAACAGTATTTATCATGAGTATTTCTAGATATAAAAATTTTATCAAAAAATAGAATTCTGGAAAATTTCAGTAAAGTTCCGGTTATGCTTTTAAAGAAAACATTGAAGAATACTGTTTAAGTTAGTAAATATTCAGATAGATTTATATACCACTAACAGTGATGCAAATATGATTTGCACACTATATAGCATCTGGTGTTTTAGCTAATTCTTTTCAAGGAATTGTCATAGGCTCTCTATGAGTCTATTGATTTTTTTATCCTGCAATTCATGTTGGTTACTTCTAACTAATATATTTCTATGAAGGAACTACTTTCGTCTGATTTATACTGTCCATTTTCATCCCATATCAATAAGCATGTTGATGTTTTAGAAGAGTATGCTCTAGAATGGGTAACTCGTTTTAACCTACTGGCAAATCAATCAGTTTACCGACGTTTCATCAAGTCAAATTTTTTTAAGCTAGTAGCAGGTGCTTATCCTTACTGCGATCTAGAAAAAATCAAGATTGCCAGTGACTTGTTCAGTTGGCTATTTATTTAGGATGACCAATGTGATATGTCAGATTTAGGCCAACAACCTGAAGCACTCAAGCTTTTTCACCAAAGATTTATTGAAGTACTAAATGGAGCAGAACTTACAAGCAACGATATACACCTTAGCTATGCTTTAAGCGACCTACGACAACGGATGCTTCAGATAGGAAGCATAAAATGGTTCCATCATTTTGTTTTTAGCTTTGAGGAATACTTCGCCGGATGTGTACAGGAAGCAAGTAACCGCGCACAGGGAATTATACCGGATATTGATACCTATATCAGAATACGGAACTTAAGTTCGGCAGGGGATCTTACCGTAGTATTGATTGAATTTTGCGATCAATTGCTGATTCCTGATATTTTACGACAGCACGACATCTTCAAAAAACTCAAGCAGAAGACAATTAATATTCTTGCCTGGTGTAATGATCTCTTCTCGTATTCTAGAGAAATGGCAAGTGGTGATGTTCACAATCTAGTATTCGCTTGCCACAAGTCTGATGCTGTATCTACTACAGATTTTTCATTCACGATCGCCAGAGTTTTTAAGTCAAATTGATTCCCAATACAGGCAGCTAGTTTCAAAACTTTTTGGGTATATATTGGCAATTTTTCTATTTGCAGAGCGATAAATTCTACTACATCATCCGTGAGAGCTAAATCTTTGATTTTGGAAATATCATACTGCCAATAACCTGCATCAAAATTTAATACAATTAGCCCATTATCATGTAAAGATTTGATAAATTGAACAGAAAAGAAGGGGTTGCCTTTAGTTTTAGCAAATACCATCTGGGTAAGAGAAACAGCAACTAATTCCGAACAATGAAGTGTATCAGCAATTAGATGATTTAAATCACTCTGATTTAGAGGTACTAAAGTAATTGTATTAATGATTGCTCCTGCTTTTTGAATCTCCTGTAGTGTCAAATAAAGCGGATGTACCTTGGAAACTTCAGTATCTCGATAGGAACCAACTAATAAAAAACCTCCTTTGGTTTCACGCATCTGTTCTGTCTCTTCTGAAAAAGAAGACAACATGCTTTCACACATTAATAACTGAATTAATTTCAAGGAAGCCGTATCTGCCCATTGCAAGTCATCTAGAAAGATAACCAGGGGATGTTCTTTAGTTGGGAAGATTTGGATGAATTTTTGAAACAACAAATTGAAACGATTTTGGGCAGCGCTGCCAGATAGTTCAGTCACTGGAGGTTGCTTACCAATAATCTGTTCGAGTTCAGGAATGACATCAATAATCACCTGGGTTTGTGTACCCAATTCCCGC harbors:
- a CDS encoding terpene synthase family protein produces the protein MSDLGQQPEALKLFHQRFIEVLNGAELTSNDIHLSYALSDLRQRMLQIGSIKWFHHFVFSFEEYFAGCVQEASNRAQGIIPDIDTYIRIRNLSSAGDLTVVLIEFCDQLLIPDILRQHDIFKKLKQKTINILAWCNDLFSYSREMASGDVHNLVFACHKSDAVSTTDFSFTIARVFKSN